A genomic window from Micromonospora sp. WMMA1947 includes:
- a CDS encoding alpha/beta hydrolase, with product MYRRTVAVALAVITVLAGLPGAAHAGLPPPRLVWGECADDLPDVPPDERVRCARLRLPVDWARPDGPTFELAVARRSARVPEHRVGTLVFGPGGPGDSGVERIRKGDRFSDELLDRFDLVSFDPRTVARTAAPACTPDPVLRKPPVPLTGPADFDAAVAYNQALWSRCRPTSPVYDHADTLSTVRDLDALRRALGERRLSFHGSSYGTLLGQQYAERYPGHVRAVVLEGVFDHSLDVRSFVRTQAATLQDSFDEFVSWCDRSADCVLHERDVRSVWARVLARADRGEYAPRTPFDVTAVALGLLAGPRWPQLAAIVRDMDAGTPPPAVNFPLSVAAFCADWPARVRDYADYAGLVRDAVAVAPDVRYGAGLLAVQTCLGWPSPVRNPPHALNVHTRTRLLLLNARHDPRTGYAWAVNVARQLGRHGRLVTYEGWGHGTYQRNDCAEAVVDRYLVDLTLPAPGARCPA from the coding sequence GTGTACCGACGTACCGTGGCCGTCGCTCTGGCCGTGATCACCGTCCTGGCGGGACTACCCGGCGCGGCGCACGCCGGGCTCCCGCCACCGCGCCTCGTCTGGGGCGAGTGCGCCGACGATCTGCCGGACGTCCCACCGGATGAGCGGGTGCGGTGCGCCCGGCTGCGCCTGCCGGTGGACTGGGCCCGGCCGGACGGCCCGACGTTCGAACTCGCCGTGGCGCGCCGATCCGCGCGCGTGCCGGAGCACCGGGTGGGCACGCTGGTGTTCGGGCCGGGCGGCCCCGGCGACTCGGGGGTGGAACGCATCCGCAAGGGCGACCGGTTCAGTGACGAACTGCTGGACCGGTTCGACCTGGTCAGTTTCGATCCGCGTACGGTCGCCCGCACCGCCGCGCCCGCCTGCACGCCGGATCCGGTGCTGCGCAAGCCGCCCGTCCCGTTGACCGGTCCGGCGGACTTCGACGCCGCGGTGGCCTACAACCAGGCCCTGTGGAGCAGGTGCCGCCCGACCAGCCCGGTGTACGACCACGCCGACACGCTCAGCACCGTCCGCGACCTCGACGCCCTGCGGCGGGCGCTGGGGGAGCGGCGGCTGTCCTTCCACGGAAGCTCGTACGGCACGCTCCTGGGCCAGCAGTACGCCGAGCGGTATCCCGGCCACGTGCGGGCGGTCGTGCTGGAGGGCGTGTTCGACCACAGCCTCGACGTGCGGTCCTTCGTGCGGACGCAGGCCGCCACGTTGCAGGACTCGTTCGACGAGTTCGTCTCCTGGTGCGACAGGTCCGCGGACTGTGTGCTCCACGAACGGGACGTACGGTCGGTGTGGGCGCGGGTGCTGGCCCGCGCGGACCGTGGCGAGTACGCCCCCCGTACCCCCTTCGACGTCACCGCCGTGGCACTCGGCCTGCTCGCCGGCCCGCGCTGGCCGCAACTGGCCGCGATCGTGCGGGACATGGACGCCGGCACGCCGCCACCGGCTGTGAACTTCCCGCTCTCGGTCGCGGCGTTCTGCGCGGACTGGCCGGCGCGGGTGCGCGACTACGCCGACTACGCCGGCTTGGTCCGCGACGCCGTGGCCGTCGCACCGGACGTCCGGTACGGCGCCGGTCTGCTGGCCGTGCAGACCTGCCTGGGCTGGCCGTCCCCGGTCCGCAACCCGCCGCACGCGCTGAATGTGCACACCCGCACGCGGCTGCTGCTGCTCAACGCCCGGCACGATCCCCGCACCGGCTACGCCTGGGCGGTGAACGTCGCCCGGCAGCTCGGCCGGCACGGGCGTCTGGTCACGTACGAGGGCTGGGGCCACGGCACTTACCAGCGCAACGACTGCGCGGAGGCGGTGGTGGACAGATACCTCGTCGACCTGACGTTGCCGGCCCCTGGCGCGCGATGCCCGGCATGA
- a CDS encoding DNA-binding protein: MTSSLDSLPKISAPAMRALTAAGYTTLRRLAGVPRAELARLHGMGPKALGIIEAALAEHDLRLS, from the coding sequence ATGACGTCGTCCCTGGACAGTCTGCCGAAGATCAGCGCGCCGGCCATGCGGGCGCTGACCGCCGCCGGCTACACCACGCTGCGCCGCCTCGCCGGTGTGCCGCGCGCGGAACTGGCCCGCCTGCACGGCATGGGACCCAAGGCGCTGGGCATCATCGAGGCCGCCCTCGCCGAACACGACCTGCGGCTGAGCTGA
- a CDS encoding VOC family protein: MPLGRLHHLIVDCPDPIAEARFWSAVLGDPITYADDDFAVVSASTAASGLAFQRAPDLAPSTWPDPAVPQQMHLDVMVDNQDAAGAAVLALGARRLPGDHVYADPAGHPFCLIRRPTWASPVGSA, from the coding sequence ATGCCACTCGGCCGGCTCCACCACCTGATCGTCGACTGCCCGGATCCGATAGCCGAGGCACGGTTCTGGAGCGCCGTCCTCGGCGACCCGATCACGTACGCGGACGACGACTTCGCCGTCGTATCGGCCAGCACGGCGGCGTCCGGGCTGGCGTTCCAGCGCGCCCCCGATCTGGCGCCGTCGACATGGCCGGATCCGGCGGTGCCGCAGCAGATGCATCTGGACGTCATGGTCGACAACCAGGACGCGGCGGGCGCGGCGGTGCTCGCGCTCGGGGCACGGCGGCTGCCGGGCGACCACGTGTACGCCGACCCGGCGGGCCACCCGTTCTGCCTGATCCGGCGGCCCACCTGGGCGTCGCCGGTGGGGTCCGCGTGA
- a CDS encoding VOC family protein, with amino-acid sequence MAPVTGLDHVVIAVSDWRAATDFYRDVVGAEVIGVGGDRVAFRIGTNQLSVHGPGLDLGGNLARIPVRPGNSDICFVWAGPIEEAVAHLRRHDVEVETGPVRRVGAGGAGTSVYFRDPDGSLLEFISYQETP; translated from the coding sequence ATGGCGCCCGTAACCGGACTGGACCACGTCGTCATCGCCGTGTCCGACTGGCGGGCCGCCACCGACTTCTATCGCGACGTCGTCGGCGCCGAGGTGATCGGCGTCGGCGGCGACCGCGTCGCCTTCCGGATCGGTACGAACCAGTTGAGCGTGCACGGGCCGGGTCTCGACCTCGGCGGCAACCTGGCCCGGATCCCCGTCCGTCCGGGCAACAGCGACATCTGCTTCGTCTGGGCGGGGCCGATCGAGGAGGCGGTGGCGCACCTGCGGCGGCACGACGTCGAGGTGGAGACGGGACCGGTCCGGCGGGTCGGTGCCGGTGGCGCCGGGACCAGCGTCTACTTCCGCGACCCGGACGGGAGCCTGCTGGAGTTCATCTCCTACCAGGAGACGCCGTAA
- a CDS encoding alpha/beta hydrolase — translation MRFTSDQHLADGVREREFTLGEIPGILWTPAPAPEPDPLILLGHPGGLRRMYPRLAARARGCVEQGFAAATVELPGGGDRPASAAAEQARADLRRALAAGEPVADEVVDRLVLPLVEKAVPECRAALDALLALPEVGGPIGYAGGVISIGVRLAVVEPRIVAALLFAGSFVPRAIVEDARRVTIPLHVLLQWDDEGNDRQMALDLFDAFASTEKTLHANMGGHTGVPWFEGDAANRFFVRHLKAATTSADPGEGTPPGQ, via the coding sequence ATGCGCTTCACCTCCGACCAACACCTCGCCGACGGCGTCCGCGAACGCGAGTTCACCCTCGGCGAGATCCCCGGCATCCTGTGGACGCCCGCACCCGCGCCCGAGCCGGACCCGCTGATCCTGCTCGGCCACCCCGGCGGACTGCGCCGGATGTATCCCCGCCTGGCGGCCCGGGCGCGGGGCTGCGTCGAGCAGGGCTTCGCCGCCGCCACCGTCGAACTGCCCGGCGGCGGCGACCGGCCCGCGTCCGCCGCCGCCGAGCAGGCCCGCGCCGACCTGCGCCGGGCCCTGGCAGCCGGTGAGCCGGTTGCCGACGAGGTGGTCGACCGGCTCGTCCTGCCGCTGGTGGAGAAGGCGGTCCCGGAGTGCCGGGCCGCGCTGGACGCGCTCCTCGCGCTGCCCGAGGTCGGCGGCCCGATCGGGTACGCCGGCGGGGTGATCTCGATCGGCGTACGGCTGGCGGTGGTCGAACCGCGCATCGTGGCCGCGCTCCTGTTCGCCGGGAGCTTCGTGCCGCGCGCCATCGTCGAGGACGCCCGGCGGGTCACCATTCCGCTGCACGTCCTGCTGCAGTGGGACGACGAGGGCAACGACCGACAGATGGCGCTGGACCTGTTCGACGCCTTCGCCTCCACGGAGAAGACGCTGCACGCCAACATGGGTGGGCACACCGGCGTCCCGTGGTTCGAGGGGGACGCCGCGAACCGGTTCTTCGTCCGGCACCTGAAGGCGGCGACGACCTCGGCGGATCCGGGGGAGGGGACGCCGCCCGGCCAATAG
- a CDS encoding TetR/AcrR family transcriptional regulator — protein sequence MEGPPLRADAQRNRARILDAAEAVFAEFGARASTEEVARRAGVAIGTVFRHFPTKEDLLAALMKRLLAQLTEEAGRHDLLGFFRHTVAQAAAKKTAVELLAASGVDIRLPDAVGHLEEAVGRLLEQAQAAGTVADSVRLPEVMALLTGMCQGALHGGWDEHLQARTLAVVFAGFERG from the coding sequence GTGGAGGGTCCGCCCCTGCGCGCCGACGCGCAACGCAACCGCGCACGCATCCTGGACGCCGCCGAGGCGGTCTTCGCCGAGTTCGGCGCCCGCGCCTCCACCGAGGAGGTGGCCCGCCGTGCCGGTGTTGCCATCGGCACGGTCTTCCGTCATTTCCCCACCAAGGAGGACCTGCTCGCCGCGCTCATGAAGCGACTGCTCGCGCAGCTCACCGAGGAGGCGGGAAGACACGACCTCCTCGGGTTCTTCAGACACACGGTGGCGCAGGCCGCCGCGAAGAAGACGGCAGTCGAACTGCTCGCCGCATCCGGGGTGGACATCCGGCTTCCGGACGCGGTAGGTCACCTGGAGGAGGCGGTGGGCCGGCTGCTGGAACAGGCCCAGGCCGCCGGAACCGTCGCCGACTCGGTACGGCTCCCCGAGGTGATGGCGCTGCTCACCGGCATGTGCCAGGGCGCGCTGCACGGCGGATGGGACGAGCACCTGCAAGCCCGGACGCTGGCTGTCGTCTTCGCCGGCTTCGAGCGCGGCTGA
- a CDS encoding nuclear transport factor 2 family protein, translating into MTPQQIFESMRARWLANLPTFEADSLADDVVVETPFAAPGHPTRTEGKQPVLEYTRAGRASFPVRFDDCRGVVVHETADPEVIVVEYELVGTHTVTGVTASAPFIGVLRTRDGKLAHWREYQHTLAIAGAAGPA; encoded by the coding sequence GTGACACCACAGCAGATCTTCGAGAGCATGCGTGCCAGGTGGTTGGCGAACCTGCCCACCTTCGAGGCGGATTCGCTGGCCGACGACGTGGTGGTCGAGACGCCCTTCGCCGCGCCCGGCCACCCGACGCGCACCGAGGGAAAGCAGCCCGTTCTCGAGTACACGCGTGCGGGCCGGGCGTCCTTCCCGGTGCGGTTCGACGACTGCCGTGGCGTGGTCGTACACGAGACCGCTGATCCCGAGGTGATCGTGGTCGAGTACGAACTCGTCGGCACACACACGGTGACCGGGGTGACCGCCTCCGCGCCGTTCATCGGGGTGTTGCGGACCCGGGACGGCAAGCTGGCCCACTGGCGCGAGTATCAGCACACACTCGCCATCGCCGGGGCCGCCGGCCCGGCATGA
- a CDS encoding YciI family protein: MPRYLISFNDGAMDHIPAEEIPQVGKDAHAVIQEAVNAGVFVYGTGLERQQASIVGTDGVVTDGPFPETKEVIGGFVVLDVSSRDEALKWAAKIAVSCRCAQEVREIMPDPETEAMLRAAGR, translated from the coding sequence ATGCCGCGGTACCTGATCTCGTTCAACGACGGCGCGATGGACCACATCCCCGCGGAGGAGATCCCCCAGGTGGGCAAGGACGCGCACGCGGTCATCCAGGAGGCGGTGAATGCGGGCGTGTTCGTGTACGGCACCGGGCTCGAACGCCAGCAGGCCAGCATCGTGGGTACGGACGGGGTGGTCACCGACGGGCCGTTCCCGGAGACCAAGGAGGTCATCGGCGGGTTCGTGGTCCTCGACGTGTCCTCACGCGACGAGGCGCTGAAGTGGGCCGCCAAGATCGCCGTCTCGTGCCGCTGCGCCCAGGAGGTCCGGGAGATCATGCCCGACCCCGAGACGGAGGCGATGCTCCGCGCGGCGGGCCGCTGA
- a CDS encoding methyltransferase domain-containing protein yields the protein MRPDHYDGFAERYAAENESSLFNAYYERPAMLGLAGEVRGRRILDAGCGVGPLSEALAARGAVVTGFDASAAMVGLARKRLGGDATLLVADLAAPLPLADGAFDDVIVSLVLHYFADWTAPLAELRRVLRPGGRLLVSVNHPIGYEVAFPDADYFAVASWSEEYDFDGQRATLTYWRRPLHAMTAAFTGAGFRLSVISEPPFSPDTPRELLPPELDGRTAFLCFIFFVLEAH from the coding sequence GTGAGGCCGGACCACTACGATGGCTTCGCCGAGCGGTACGCGGCGGAGAACGAGTCCAGCCTGTTCAACGCCTACTACGAGCGGCCCGCGATGCTGGGACTCGCCGGTGAGGTGCGGGGCCGGCGGATCCTCGACGCGGGCTGTGGCGTCGGTCCGCTGTCCGAGGCGCTCGCCGCGCGCGGGGCCGTCGTGACCGGGTTCGACGCCAGCGCGGCGATGGTCGGGCTGGCCCGCAAGCGGCTGGGCGGTGACGCGACGCTGCTGGTGGCCGACCTCGCCGCGCCGCTGCCGCTCGCCGACGGCGCGTTCGACGACGTGATCGTCTCGCTGGTGCTGCACTACTTCGCGGACTGGACGGCGCCGCTGGCCGAGCTGCGCCGTGTGCTGCGTCCCGGCGGCCGGCTCCTGGTGTCGGTGAACCATCCGATCGGGTACGAGGTGGCGTTCCCGGACGCCGACTACTTCGCTGTCGCGAGCTGGTCCGAGGAGTACGACTTCGACGGGCAGCGCGCCACGCTCACCTACTGGCGCCGGCCGCTGCACGCGATGACGGCGGCGTTCACCGGCGCGGGTTTCCGGCTCTCGGTGATCAGCGAACCGCCGTTCTCGCCCGACACGCCGCGCGAGCTGCTGCCCCCGGAACTCGACGGCCGTACGGCGTTCCTCTGCTTCATCTTCTTCGTTCTCGAAGCGCACTGA
- a CDS encoding PhzF family phenazine biosynthesis isomerase: MDILRYAAFTADPAGGNPAGVVLDATGAGDAEMQQVAAQVGYSETAFLVPGGDGRFAVRYFSPKAEVPFCGHATIASAVAYAQRHGAGVLHLETRPGLVEVATSVRADGTTTATLTSVAPRTVPLGADDLAALLAALRWSPDDLDATLPPRVAYAGAWHPIVAVATRQRLADLDYDMAALSALMAERDWTTIDLVHRESPLVFHARNPFPPGGVVEDAATGAAAAAFGGYLRELGLVQPPATVTVRQGEDMGRPSLLTVGIPAGDGAGIAVTGTAVPIPPAEAVR, from the coding sequence ATGGACATTCTCCGATACGCCGCGTTCACCGCCGACCCCGCCGGTGGCAACCCGGCCGGTGTCGTCCTGGACGCCACCGGGGCGGGCGACGCGGAGATGCAGCAGGTGGCGGCGCAGGTCGGTTACTCCGAGACGGCGTTCCTCGTGCCCGGCGGGGACGGGCGGTTCGCGGTGCGCTACTTCAGCCCGAAGGCGGAGGTGCCGTTCTGCGGCCACGCGACGATCGCGTCCGCGGTCGCCTACGCGCAACGGCACGGCGCCGGTGTGCTGCACCTGGAAACCCGCCCCGGACTGGTCGAGGTCGCCACGAGTGTGCGGGCTGACGGCACCACCACCGCCACGCTGACCAGCGTCGCGCCGCGCACCGTACCGCTGGGCGCGGACGACCTGGCGGCGCTGCTCGCCGCGTTGCGCTGGTCGCCGGACGATCTCGACGCGACGCTGCCGCCGCGTGTCGCGTACGCCGGGGCCTGGCATCCGATCGTGGCCGTCGCGACCCGGCAGCGCCTGGCGGACCTGGACTACGACATGGCGGCGCTGAGCGCGCTGATGGCCGAGCGGGACTGGACGACGATCGACCTGGTGCACCGCGAGTCTCCGCTGGTGTTCCACGCGCGCAACCCGTTCCCGCCCGGCGGCGTGGTCGAGGACGCCGCCACCGGGGCGGCGGCCGCCGCGTTCGGTGGCTACCTGCGGGAGTTGGGCCTGGTACAGCCGCCCGCGACTGTGACCGTGCGGCAGGGTGAGGACATGGGCCGCCCGAGCCTGCTCACCGTCGGCATTCCCGCCGGGGACGGCGCGGGGATCGCGGTGACCGGCACCGCCGTGCCCATTCCACCCGCTGAGGCGGTCCGGTGA
- a CDS encoding SAM-dependent methyltransferase — MSGFEITPIGTVRNDRTDIQHSDNWGAVRSTIVVDERFGEACLQGLEEFSHVEVLFVFDRFPDGGDFRESRPYRGRADLPPMGVFAGRGPRRPNRIGVTCCRIESVDGRELTVVGLDAVAGTPVIDLKPVLTEFVPADVRQPEWVSSMMSEYFRP, encoded by the coding sequence ATGAGCGGCTTCGAGATCACTCCGATCGGCACGGTCCGCAACGACCGGACGGACATCCAGCACAGCGACAACTGGGGTGCGGTCCGCAGCACGATCGTCGTCGACGAACGCTTCGGCGAGGCGTGTCTGCAGGGCCTGGAGGAGTTCTCCCACGTGGAGGTCCTGTTCGTCTTCGACCGGTTCCCGGACGGGGGCGACTTCCGGGAGTCCCGCCCCTACCGTGGCCGGGCCGACCTGCCGCCGATGGGCGTGTTCGCCGGCCGCGGCCCTCGCCGGCCGAACCGCATCGGCGTCACGTGCTGCCGCATCGAGTCGGTCGACGGCCGCGAACTGACGGTGGTGGGCCTCGACGCCGTGGCCGGCACGCCCGTCATCGACCTGAAGCCGGTGCTGACGGAGTTCGTCCCCGCCGACGTCCGGCAGCCGGAGTGGGTGAGCAGCATGATGTCCGAGTACTTCCGGCCGTAG
- a CDS encoding SDR family NAD(P)-dependent oxidoreductase, with protein sequence MGVVVVSGGTNGMGRAFALGRAERGDRVLVLGRSRARGEAMAGGLITFVPVDLSSMAETRQVIAHILGEHQVVDALALFANAVAPRRVETVEGLERTFALYYVSRYLLSFGLRPALDRATAPVIVNVAGVGVTRGEVRWTDPQMTAGYSAVAAQLQAGRANDLLGVGFAQRSGSRARYVLYHPGFTRSGDRSALPVVVRGLLAVAAAVAARSVADAVAPIHRFLDAPPTAPVTAVDRGKRLPPGFPTLDPRDAERLMDLTERLLR encoded by the coding sequence GTGGGTGTCGTGGTGGTCAGTGGCGGCACGAACGGGATGGGACGTGCGTTCGCCCTGGGACGGGCCGAACGTGGCGACCGCGTCCTGGTGCTCGGCCGCAGCCGTGCACGGGGCGAGGCGATGGCCGGCGGCCTGATCACCTTCGTTCCCGTCGATCTGTCCAGCATGGCCGAGACGCGGCAGGTCATCGCGCACATCCTCGGCGAGCATCAGGTCGTCGACGCGTTGGCGCTGTTCGCCAATGCGGTGGCGCCGCGTCGCGTCGAGACGGTGGAGGGACTGGAGCGTACGTTCGCGCTCTACTACGTCAGTCGCTACCTGCTCAGTTTCGGTCTGCGTCCGGCCCTGGACCGGGCGACCGCGCCGGTGATCGTGAACGTCGCCGGTGTCGGGGTCACGAGAGGCGAGGTGCGCTGGACCGATCCCCAGATGACGGCGGGCTACTCGGCCGTCGCCGCGCAGTTGCAGGCCGGTCGGGCCAACGACCTGCTCGGCGTGGGCTTCGCCCAGCGGTCCGGTAGCCGAGCCCGATACGTGCTCTACCATCCCGGGTTCACCAGGAGCGGTGACCGTAGCGCGCTTCCGGTCGTGGTACGGGGGCTGCTCGCGGTGGCGGCGGCGGTCGCCGCCCGGTCCGTCGCGGACGCGGTGGCGCCGATCCACCGGTTCCTGGACGCGCCGCCGACCGCGCCGGTGACCGCCGTCGACCGGGGGAAGCGACTTCCGCCCGGTTTCCCGACCCTCGACCCCCGTGACGCCGAGCGGTTGATGGACCTCACGGAGCGGCTCCTGCGGTGA
- a CDS encoding helix-turn-helix domain-containing protein translates to MSASLRDHRLPMPVPAGEYDRCPVTGVLRRVSDKWTLLLITLLGRHPHRFNELHRAVEGISPRMLTRTLRALEGDGLVEREVFPTVPPSVEYRLTPLGVSLLGPLSALADWAVAHHAEIVAARQPVDPVSVPER, encoded by the coding sequence GTGAGTGCCTCGCTGCGCGATCATCGGCTGCCGATGCCGGTTCCGGCCGGCGAGTACGATCGCTGCCCGGTCACCGGCGTGCTGCGGCGGGTGAGCGACAAGTGGACGCTGTTGCTGATCACCCTGCTCGGCCGGCATCCGCACCGGTTCAACGAGTTGCACCGGGCCGTCGAGGGCATCAGCCCGCGCATGCTCACCCGGACACTGCGCGCGCTGGAAGGCGACGGCCTGGTCGAACGTGAGGTGTTTCCGACGGTGCCGCCGAGCGTCGAGTACCGGCTGACGCCGCTCGGTGTCAGCCTGCTGGGGCCGCTTTCCGCGCTGGCCGACTGGGCGGTCGCTCACCATGCCGAGATCGTCGCGGCACGTCAGCCCGTGGACCCGGTGAGCGTGCCCGAGCGGTGA
- a CDS encoding DinB family protein produces the protein MPSFPPTFSAGIVAQPIQAQLEAFLEEHRDALDRCLDGLTEEQARRSLVASRTTLLGLVKHATFVEKVWFDEAVTGRSRTEIGIPERSEDSFLLDDGDTIAGVRQAYRDASRRATATRGLDDMLTGHRRGPLPLRWVYLHVLRELAQHCGHADILREQILDGQRVADDGSSS, from the coding sequence ATGCCGTCCTTTCCGCCCACCTTCTCCGCCGGGATCGTCGCGCAGCCGATCCAGGCCCAGCTCGAGGCGTTTCTCGAAGAACACCGCGACGCGCTCGACCGCTGCCTGGACGGACTGACCGAGGAACAGGCGCGCCGGTCGTTGGTGGCCTCCCGCACCACGCTGCTGGGTCTGGTGAAACACGCGACCTTCGTCGAGAAGGTCTGGTTCGACGAGGCCGTCACCGGCCGGTCGCGCACCGAGATCGGCATCCCCGAGCGGTCGGAGGACTCGTTCCTCCTCGACGACGGCGACACGATCGCCGGCGTCCGGCAGGCGTACCGCGACGCCTCACGCCGGGCGACCGCCACGCGGGGTCTGGACGACATGCTCACCGGGCACCGGCGGGGCCCGCTTCCGCTGCGCTGGGTGTATCTCCACGTCCTGCGCGAACTCGCCCAGCACTGCGGGCACGCGGACATCCTCCGGGAGCAGATCCTCGACGGACAGCGGGTGGCCGACGACGGCTCGTCGTCGTAA
- a CDS encoding GNAT family N-acetyltransferase produces MARLRRQQDAGGVVVTAVTEDGGCAGGGGAAAPVGAVSEVAGIAVRAPHRRRGLASAITADVTRRLFHAGTEVAWLEAGGEDSWRVYQRVGYRPGGQRLYIAMD; encoded by the coding sequence GTGGCTCGCCTGCGGCGTCAGCAGGACGCCGGCGGCGTGGTCGTCACGGCCGTCACCGAGGACGGTGGCTGCGCGGGCGGAGGCGGTGCGGCAGCGCCCGTCGGCGCGGTCAGCGAGGTGGCCGGCATCGCCGTTCGCGCGCCCCACCGCCGCCGGGGACTGGCGTCCGCGATCACCGCCGACGTCACCCGGCGGCTGTTCCACGCCGGTACGGAGGTCGCCTGGCTGGAGGCCGGCGGCGAGGACTCGTGGCGGGTCTACCAGCGCGTCGGCTACCGGCCCGGCGGCCAACGGCTCTACATCGCGATGGACTGA
- a CDS encoding DinB family protein — MTEVDMEKAALCEFLEYQRVSIRAILADLDLASLRTPVLPSGWSPLGLVDHLGHAERHWFQEVFRGSVEPLPWPDENTPLRTTRSPSEVFGFYRDQCDISDAIIAAAPLSAAPAGRHPDETLASQTTDLRRIILHVIEETARHAGHLDAVRELIDGRTGLGPR, encoded by the coding sequence GTGACGGAAGTCGATATGGAGAAGGCCGCGCTGTGTGAGTTCCTCGAGTACCAGCGCGTCAGCATCCGGGCCATCCTGGCGGATCTGGACCTGGCCTCGCTGCGAACGCCGGTCCTGCCCTCGGGATGGTCGCCGCTCGGGCTGGTGGATCACCTCGGGCACGCGGAGCGCCACTGGTTCCAGGAGGTCTTCCGTGGTTCGGTGGAGCCGTTGCCCTGGCCGGACGAGAACACGCCCCTGCGGACGACCCGATCGCCGTCCGAGGTCTTCGGTTTCTATCGCGACCAGTGCGACATCTCCGACGCGATCATCGCCGCGGCCCCGTTGTCGGCGGCTCCCGCCGGCCGGCATCCGGACGAGACACTGGCGTCGCAGACCACCGACCTTCGACGGATCATTCTGCACGTCATCGAGGAGACCGCCCGGCACGCCGGTCACCTGGACGCCGTACGCGAGCTGATCGACGGGCGCACCGGGCTGGGCCCACGCTGA
- a CDS encoding dihydrofolate reductase family protein translates to MGTVVLYSSVSVDGFVADDNDQPGPLFDWLTSGDVPLDDSGALRVSQTSHDYVRPYWDQIGVTVVGRHVFDLTDGWDGTPPSGIDHVVVVTHRPAPEGWNPDAPFHFVDGVEAAVARAQELAGDRIVEVAAGDVGGQALAAGLVDEVRMDVVPVVFGSGKRYFGSVDAQHLLEDPDVVLQGDRVLHLRYRVRR, encoded by the coding sequence GTGGGCACTGTGGTCCTGTACAGCTCGGTGTCGGTGGACGGCTTCGTCGCGGACGACAACGACCAGCCCGGGCCGCTGTTCGACTGGTTGACCAGCGGGGACGTCCCGCTGGACGACAGCGGCGCGTTGCGGGTGTCGCAGACGTCCCACGACTACGTCCGGCCGTACTGGGACCAGATCGGGGTGACCGTCGTCGGACGGCACGTCTTCGACCTGACCGACGGCTGGGACGGGACGCCGCCGAGCGGGATCGACCACGTGGTCGTCGTGACGCACCGGCCGGCGCCCGAGGGCTGGAACCCCGACGCGCCGTTCCACTTCGTCGACGGCGTCGAGGCGGCAGTGGCCAGGGCGCAGGAACTCGCGGGGGACCGCATCGTCGAGGTCGCGGCCGGTGACGTCGGAGGCCAGGCGCTCGCCGCGGGCCTGGTCGACGAGGTACGCATGGACGTCGTACCCGTGGTGTTCGGCTCCGGCAAGCGCTACTTCGGGTCGGTGGACGCGCAGCACCTGCTGGAGGATCCGGACGTGGTGCTCCAGGGCGATCGGGTGCTGCACCTGCGCTACCGGGTGCGCCGCTGA